A single Nitrospira sp. DNA region contains:
- a CDS encoding PAS domain S-box protein, with product MASEPLSLDAKTSDDVCQGTRSWWSRLEAWNPTLLTAGVLGLATGLRMALTPLWGSTYTFITYYPAIMFVAVACGWRHGAGATLISAALSAWFLLDVQGSPHQQQTAVVVFIAANLIIVSLSEAMTRARLRAQAETSYVRAEEQRLRREIEVRAKAEEAVRASQRQMQFVTDHAPVLIAQCGTDCRYRFVNRQYAELLGHTPEQFIGRHPSEVLGAEAYQQAAPYMAEALAGRIVRFDQRFMGAFSGTRLLQVTYAPEWDESGTVMGFIAAIVDITERQQAEEARATLAAIVESSEDAILSKNLDGIITSWNRGAERLYGYSQQEAVGLPVTMLVPEDLLDQEVPILERISRGEAIQQYETERQRKDGTRIHISLTVSAIRNDEGRIVGVSKVAHDITERKRAEAALRESEARLRLFIEHAPAAIAMLDRQLCYVAVSRRWLAEYGLEENLIGRSHYDVLPDIPERWKAAHQQGLAGVVSREDEDRFERQDGSVRWIRWEVRPWRDKVGDVGGIIVFAEDITAAKMAEQALRESEAQHRATFDNAAVGIAHVGLDGSWLRCNEALCALTGYSQEELLGSTFSDITHPDDLETDWASVRRLLTGDIDTFSMEKRYVRKDGSLIWVQLTVSLLRDGHGCPQHFISIVQDIQSRKEAQAQWLQLANDLERRVEERTKELADSQDRLRALTTDLNLAEHRIRKQLATDLHDYLAQLLVLSRIKLGQAKLEEVSAAAAQAMTEVQEVMDQALAYTRTLVAQLSPPILNEFGLLMALRWLADRMQPELTVVLELETETENLPLSEEQSVLLFQSVRELLMNIVKHAETHEARITVAQSGASLSITVSDRGAGCDLMAAETGLKAGFGLFSIRERMKALGGSFDVQSLPGQGTIATLRLPMQSPAPSSTERADEAAAQAVLAESLSLEPEEAESHHTGGEPCVARQKTRVLLVDDHRMLRQGLRTIVNEHPQLEVVGEAGDGLEAIDLVRTLKPSVVVMDVNMPRCDGVQATKRIKEEFPEVQILALSMHNSADMVARMKQAGACGYLTKESAGGQLCKAIVEAMVSTHTR from the coding sequence ATGGCTTCCGAACCACTCTCGCTGGACGCAAAGACAAGTGACGATGTTTGTCAGGGGACGCGCTCCTGGTGGTCTCGCCTGGAGGCGTGGAATCCGACCCTGCTGACGGCTGGCGTCCTCGGCCTCGCGACCGGGCTGCGCATGGCCCTCACGCCGCTTTGGGGCTCGACCTACACGTTCATCACGTACTATCCGGCGATCATGTTCGTGGCAGTCGCCTGCGGGTGGCGTCATGGTGCCGGTGCGACGCTGATTTCTGCGGCGCTCTCGGCCTGGTTTCTTCTGGATGTGCAGGGCTCACCCCATCAACAACAGACCGCCGTAGTCGTCTTCATCGCAGCTAACCTCATTATCGTGTCCCTTTCCGAGGCGATGACACGGGCGCGTTTGCGCGCGCAGGCGGAAACGTCATACGTGCGGGCCGAGGAACAGCGATTGCGGCGTGAGATCGAAGTGCGGGCCAAGGCCGAGGAGGCGGTACGCGCGAGCCAGCGACAGATGCAGTTCGTGACAGATCATGCTCCGGTCCTCATTGCGCAATGCGGCACTGACTGTCGGTACCGTTTCGTCAACCGCCAGTATGCGGAACTGCTCGGCCACACTCCGGAGCAGTTCATCGGCCGGCATCCCAGCGAGGTGTTGGGCGCCGAGGCCTACCAGCAGGCTGCGCCATACATGGCGGAGGCGCTCGCCGGACGGATAGTGCGATTCGATCAACGGTTCATGGGCGCCTTCTCCGGCACGCGCCTCCTACAAGTCACCTATGCGCCGGAATGGGATGAGTCGGGAACTGTCATGGGGTTCATCGCCGCGATCGTCGATATTACCGAACGACAACAAGCCGAGGAAGCCCGCGCGACGCTGGCGGCGATTGTAGAGTCGTCGGAAGATGCCATCCTCAGCAAAAACCTTGACGGCATCATTACCAGTTGGAATCGCGGAGCGGAGCGCCTGTACGGGTACAGTCAGCAAGAGGCGGTTGGCCTGCCGGTGACGATGCTGGTGCCGGAGGATCTCCTCGATCAGGAAGTGCCGATTCTCGAACGGATCAGTCGGGGCGAGGCGATTCAACAGTATGAAACGGAGCGACAGCGGAAAGACGGCACGCGCATCCATATTTCCCTGACGGTGTCGGCGATTCGCAATGATGAGGGCCGGATCGTGGGCGTGTCGAAAGTCGCCCACGACATCACGGAACGAAAGCGGGCTGAAGCGGCGTTACGGGAAAGCGAAGCACGTCTGCGATTGTTTATCGAACATGCGCCTGCGGCGATTGCGATGCTGGACCGGCAATTGTGCTACGTCGCCGTGAGTCGGCGTTGGTTGGCGGAATACGGATTGGAGGAGAATCTGATCGGACGATCGCACTACGACGTGCTTCCCGACATTCCCGAACGGTGGAAGGCGGCGCATCAGCAGGGACTGGCTGGAGTCGTATCGCGCGAGGACGAGGATCGCTTCGAGCGTCAGGACGGAAGCGTGCGCTGGATACGGTGGGAAGTGCGTCCGTGGCGGGACAAGGTGGGAGATGTCGGCGGCATCATTGTTTTTGCGGAGGATATCACGGCGGCAAAGATGGCGGAGCAAGCGCTTCGTGAGAGCGAGGCGCAGCACCGGGCCACCTTCGACAACGCGGCGGTCGGGATTGCGCATGTGGGGTTGGATGGTTCTTGGTTGCGCTGCAACGAGGCCCTCTGCGCGCTCACTGGCTATTCTCAGGAGGAGCTGCTGGGGAGTACATTTTCCGACATCACGCATCCTGACGATCTGGAAACGGACTGGGCCTCAGTGCGTCGCCTGCTGACCGGTGACATTGACACCTTTTCCATGGAAAAGCGCTATGTGCGGAAAGACGGCTCGCTCATCTGGGTGCAGTTGACCGTGTCATTGTTGCGTGACGGGCATGGCTGTCCGCAACATTTCATCTCGATTGTGCAGGATATTCAAAGCCGGAAGGAAGCTCAGGCGCAATGGCTACAACTGGCGAATGACTTGGAACGGCGTGTTGAGGAGCGTACGAAAGAGCTGGCTGATTCCCAAGACAGGCTCCGGGCGCTGACGACCGATTTGAATCTCGCCGAGCATCGCATCCGGAAACAACTCGCGACCGATCTTCACGACTATCTGGCGCAACTTCTGGTGCTCAGCCGCATCAAATTGGGGCAGGCAAAACTGGAAGAGGTCAGCGCGGCGGCGGCCCAGGCGATGACGGAGGTCCAAGAGGTCATGGACCAGGCCTTGGCCTATACGCGCACGTTGGTGGCGCAGCTCAGTCCGCCGATCCTCAATGAGTTTGGCTTGCTCATGGCGTTGCGCTGGTTGGCGGATCGGATGCAGCCTGAACTGACCGTCGTGCTGGAGCTGGAAACGGAAACGGAGAACCTCCCGCTGTCTGAGGAACAATCTGTGCTGTTGTTTCAATCCGTCCGCGAACTGTTGATGAATATTGTGAAACATGCGGAAACGCACGAGGCTCGGATCACGGTCGCTCAATCCGGCGCATCATTGTCCATCACCGTGTCCGACCGTGGCGCCGGTTGCGATCTGATGGCAGCTGAGACCGGACTCAAGGCCGGATTCGGGCTGTTCAGCATTCGCGAGCGGATGAAGGCCCTCGGCGGATCGTTCGATGTGCAGTCCCTGCCGGGGCAGGGAACCATCGCCACCCTGAGGTTGCCCATGCAGTCACCGGCTCCCTCCTCAACGGAACGGGCGGATGAGGCCGCTGCGCAGGCCGTCCTGGCCGAGTCCCTGTCCCTTGAGCCGGAGGAGGCTGAGTCCCATCACACGGGCGGTGAACCATGCGTTGCTCGTCAGAAAACCCGGGTGCTCTTGGTGGACGATCATCGAATGTTGCGCCAGGGGCTTAGGACCATCGTCAATGAGCATCCGCAATTGGAGGTGGTCGGCGAGGCGGGCGACGGGTTGGAGGCTATTGACCTCGTCCGTACTCTGAAGCCTAGCGTGGTGGTGATGGACGTCAACATGCCGCGATGCGATGGGGTGCAGGCGACGAAGCGCATCAAAGAGGAATTTCCGGAGGTCCAGATCCTCGCCTTGTCCATGCACAATTCGGCCGACATGGTCGCGCGGATGAAGCAGGCCGGCGCCTGCGGCTATCTGACAAAGGAAAGCGCGGGAGGACAGTTGTGCAAGGCGATCGTCGAGGCGATGGTGAGTACGCACACCCGCTAG
- a CDS encoding PilZ domain-containing protein has translation MAARPYVRTYYRFPLQYPVIFGGAPFVGEGLLTNLSLKGCSVTCDREVLCGSEVRVSMWLNNEPPAVPVELGTIKWVHGNQFGVEFQRLPQAAQQRLNRLLRLELIEWLERRHRRNRSRGSTHPEG, from the coding sequence ATGGCAGCTCGTCCGTATGTCCGAACCTACTACCGGTTCCCCTTACAGTATCCGGTCATCTTCGGTGGCGCGCCGTTTGTCGGCGAAGGGCTGTTGACCAACTTGTCGTTGAAGGGATGTTCCGTGACCTGCGATCGTGAAGTGCTCTGCGGGAGCGAAGTGCGCGTCAGCATGTGGCTCAACAATGAACCGCCAGCAGTGCCGGTCGAACTCGGGACCATCAAATGGGTCCATGGCAATCAATTCGGTGTGGAGTTCCAGCGCCTGCCCCAGGCCGCACAGCAACGGTTGAATCGATTGTTGCGACTGGAGCTGATCGAGTGGCTCGAGCGACGTCATCGACGAAACAGGTCACGCGGTTCGACCCATCCGGAAGGCTAA
- a CDS encoding C1 family peptidase, producing the protein MPVIRFPGGNKDTRLRTLDVRADDSDARDYIFAPSLTLLPEAKKPLTGIPVLDQGREGACVGFALATVINVSLRARDINRRPRQFSQVSARMLYEIAKRYDEWKGEHYDGTSPRGAMKGWHHHGVASEAVWSSKGKLTKAGLWITDRAFTVERAEEAKRHPIGAYYRLVDSDVGNMQAALIEGDAVLASAWVHDGWDQKNLRVRRGIAYPTIPFASRSKGLHAFAIVGYTPHGFIIQNSWGRKWGRNGLALLHYEDWMEHRQDAWVSRPGPETKDAKGRPTVFVAGFAGSTVALGKDAQVRSSVDGLDFSNPEILFHLINTDDRGALSTSGSLTTSVAQLPAMAQRVLATPKLDDGYHHVMLYAHGGLNSETYAATVADRLWGIAKSQGICPYLFIWESSWDESLMGYLRSEDDQKGPAGFKFGDAWSKFKESLGKVVREGQEWMGKQLAPAVRTAFWNEMKGRCEGATKTNGGAKLFLDQLFSAMETTPGERYKIHLVGHSAGSIFHGFLYENVLRDRLVVMQNVSLASIQFLAPAISISRAQQAFSSGATMAVPETNFLVYTLAPGDEASDSIIVYPSSLLTYVADHLEGSKRAPILGIREDFESTRVTFATECHATTSHRHGEFDDKGHEIEAVIQSIAMCKY; encoded by the coding sequence ATGCCTGTCATTCGATTTCCTGGAGGGAACAAGGATACGCGGCTACGTACCTTGGATGTGCGCGCAGATGATTCAGATGCCCGGGATTACATCTTTGCACCGAGCCTCACGCTGCTCCCGGAAGCCAAAAAGCCACTTACTGGTATCCCCGTGCTCGATCAGGGGAGGGAAGGCGCCTGCGTAGGGTTCGCATTGGCTACCGTGATCAATGTCAGCCTACGTGCGCGTGACATAAATCGCCGCCCAAGGCAATTCAGCCAGGTCAGCGCCCGGATGTTGTATGAGATTGCCAAGCGGTACGATGAGTGGAAAGGCGAACACTATGATGGGACCAGTCCTCGGGGCGCCATGAAGGGTTGGCATCATCATGGAGTAGCTTCGGAAGCGGTGTGGTCGTCAAAAGGGAAACTCACGAAAGCCGGGCTGTGGATTACGGACAGAGCCTTCACCGTAGAGAGAGCGGAGGAGGCGAAACGGCATCCCATAGGTGCGTACTATCGGCTCGTAGATAGCGATGTTGGGAACATGCAGGCGGCACTAATCGAAGGAGATGCCGTTCTGGCGTCAGCTTGGGTTCACGACGGCTGGGATCAGAAGAATTTAAGGGTGCGTCGCGGTATCGCCTATCCGACTATTCCGTTTGCATCCAGGTCAAAAGGTCTCCATGCTTTTGCGATCGTCGGCTATACACCGCATGGTTTTATTATCCAGAATTCCTGGGGCCGAAAATGGGGAAGGAATGGTCTTGCCCTGTTGCACTATGAGGACTGGATGGAGCATCGGCAGGATGCCTGGGTGTCAAGACCTGGTCCCGAGACGAAGGATGCTAAGGGGCGCCCGACCGTGTTTGTGGCTGGCTTTGCCGGTTCAACCGTTGCGCTTGGCAAAGATGCGCAGGTTCGGAGTTCCGTTGATGGTCTAGATTTCAGCAATCCTGAGATCTTATTCCATCTAATCAATACGGACGACCGCGGTGCGCTCTCTACCAGCGGCTCCTTGACTACTAGCGTTGCTCAGTTGCCGGCAATGGCTCAGCGAGTGCTTGCCACCCCCAAATTGGACGACGGGTATCACCACGTCATGCTGTATGCGCATGGTGGGCTTAATTCAGAAACATATGCTGCCACGGTTGCGGATCGTCTCTGGGGAATCGCGAAGAGCCAGGGCATCTGTCCCTACCTGTTCATTTGGGAGAGTAGTTGGGATGAGTCCCTGATGGGATATCTGAGAAGTGAAGATGATCAGAAGGGGCCTGCGGGATTCAAGTTTGGGGATGCCTGGAGCAAGTTCAAGGAAAGCCTGGGAAAGGTTGTGCGAGAAGGCCAAGAGTGGATGGGTAAACAGCTGGCGCCTGCCGTGCGCACTGCATTTTGGAACGAAATGAAGGGCCGGTGTGAGGGCGCTACGAAGACTAACGGCGGAGCCAAACTGTTTCTTGATCAATTGTTCAGCGCTATGGAAACAACTCCAGGTGAACGATACAAGATTCATTTAGTCGGGCATAGCGCAGGATCCATATTCCACGGATTTTTGTACGAGAATGTGTTACGGGATCGGCTGGTTGTTATGCAAAATGTTTCTCTCGCCTCAATCCAATTTCTTGCGCCAGCAATTTCAATAAGCCGAGCGCAGCAGGCATTTAGCTCAGGGGCCACGATGGCGGTCCCTGAGACAAATTTTCTGGTGTATACGTTGGCGCCCGGAGACGAAGCATCGGATAGTATCATCGTATATCCCAGTTCCTTACTAACCTACGTGGCTGATCACCTTGAAGGTTCAAAGCGCGCTCCCATCCTGGGAATCAGGGAGGATTTTGAATCCACAAGGGTGACTTTCGCTACGGAATGCCATGCTACGACTTCTCACCGCCACGGAGAGTTTGATGATAAAGGGCATGAGATTGAGGCGGTCATTCAATCCATAGCGATGTGCAAGTATTGA
- a CDS encoding MFS transporter, giving the protein MVDAPRWLLTRDFRFIWWSQVLSQIAEGVSKLALLWFVYAVTGSPIKTTVIGLLLTVPPILFGPFIGVVVDRCSKKVILIGSDVARGILIGVIPCLVSVEHFTVESLYLLTFLYGVATALFVPTLSSVIPFMVGRPQFTAANALLQSTTSIGIILGPAASGLGIAFSGSQDVLCVNAATYFASAACLLPIRLRDAERKPAMGEGRGSFFGHALDGLRWAFLSHHTVLVLIVLASIYTFASGAFTTLFPVFGRHLLGLGPVEIGYLWSWLGAGFLLASFGLVRMSAWSLSRRLSVILLSCALAGLALIGLTWTQHVRIASVLVVCVGIGFGTWTPIAWGIIQEVSPPGMVGRVMAVYTAAATATSMLGMTVFGWVAEWFGSVPSVIGIGVVMGILAAGTAWFRNRAASETARALPSSIKMP; this is encoded by the coding sequence ATGGTTGACGCCCCTCGATGGCTCCTGACGCGAGACTTCCGCTTCATCTGGTGGAGTCAAGTGCTGTCCCAGATCGCGGAAGGCGTGAGCAAGCTGGCCTTACTCTGGTTTGTCTACGCCGTGACCGGGTCCCCCATCAAAACCACCGTCATCGGGCTGTTGCTGACCGTGCCGCCGATTCTCTTCGGCCCATTCATCGGTGTCGTCGTCGATCGTTGCTCGAAGAAAGTGATCCTGATCGGCAGCGATGTGGCGCGGGGCATACTGATCGGCGTCATTCCCTGCCTGGTGTCGGTCGAGCACTTCACGGTCGAATCGCTCTATCTGCTGACGTTTCTGTATGGCGTGGCCACGGCGTTGTTTGTGCCTACGCTCTCGTCCGTCATTCCCTTCATGGTCGGCCGCCCGCAGTTCACCGCCGCGAATGCGCTGCTCCAGAGTACGACCAGTATCGGCATCATCCTCGGCCCCGCTGCCAGCGGACTCGGCATTGCCTTTTCCGGTTCGCAGGATGTCCTGTGCGTCAATGCGGCGACATATTTTGCTTCGGCGGCCTGCCTGTTGCCGATCCGATTGCGTGACGCGGAGCGGAAACCCGCAATGGGCGAGGGGAGGGGAAGCTTCTTCGGGCACGCGCTCGATGGTTTACGGTGGGCATTTCTGAGTCATCACACCGTTCTTGTCCTGATTGTCCTCGCGTCGATCTATACCTTCGCCAGTGGCGCGTTCACCACTCTGTTTCCCGTATTCGGCCGCCATCTCCTCGGACTTGGACCGGTGGAGATCGGGTATCTCTGGTCGTGGCTCGGGGCGGGATTCCTCCTCGCGTCCTTCGGGTTGGTGCGCATGAGCGCTTGGAGCCTTTCGCGCCGACTGTCGGTGATCTTGCTTTCCTGCGCCCTCGCCGGGCTGGCCTTGATCGGCCTGACGTGGACGCAACATGTGCGCATCGCGTCGGTGCTCGTCGTTTGTGTCGGAATCGGATTCGGAACCTGGACCCCGATTGCCTGGGGCATCATTCAGGAGGTGTCGCCGCCGGGAATGGTCGGGCGGGTCATGGCTGTGTACACAGCAGCCGCCACGGCGACCTCCATGCTCGGCATGACCGTGTTCGGGTGGGTTGCCGAGTGGTTTGGTTCCGTCCCTAGTGTCATCGGGATCGGCGTGGTGATGGGAATATTGGCGGCAGGCACGGCGTGGTTTCGGAATCGAGCGGCTAGTGAGACCGCTCGCGCGCTGCCGTCGTCGATCAAGATGCCGTAG
- a CDS encoding MFS transporter, which yields MSDHHSPSQVSRGWRLIHTRDFGLLWWGQTTSQIGEGLNKVALLWFVYELTGSAMKMTMVGLLQTIPPLLFGPLIGVYLDRLPKKAVMVWVDLARALLTLLIPTLYAMHQLSIEGLYGLIFLTSVVSTVFGPALVSAVPLLVRPSELMSANALIQGTNNIGMLLGPAISGIMIALIDAQNVLFVNSATFLMSAFCLMPIRFAAAQPRASDRTSSVLEELLAGFRFVFSQQSMVLTLVIISSLYNLGVSAFVFILPVYAKEFLQVGPVQLGWLWSALGVGMLAASTWLALKKQSDMQGGLRIVVRGMTIGGLAVCSLSLLETPLLAAGIVIIVGGSTAVLNPIVWALLQEVTPEHLIGRVLTTFSVGSMASAMAGMTGFGWVADAMGPAASLIGLGSVLLLTAAVAVCCAQRVCFVPAVRA from the coding sequence ATGTCCGACCATCATTCCCCTTCACAGGTCAGTCGCGGGTGGCGCCTGATTCACACCAGAGACTTCGGATTATTGTGGTGGGGCCAGACAACCTCGCAGATCGGCGAGGGCCTCAACAAGGTGGCACTCCTCTGGTTCGTGTATGAGCTGACCGGCTCGGCCATGAAGATGACGATGGTTGGCTTGCTGCAAACCATTCCTCCGCTGCTGTTTGGACCGCTGATCGGCGTGTACCTGGATCGATTGCCGAAGAAGGCCGTGATGGTATGGGTTGATCTTGCGCGTGCGCTCCTCACGTTACTCATCCCGACGCTCTATGCCATGCATCAGCTTTCTATCGAAGGCCTCTATGGGTTGATTTTTCTCACCTCCGTGGTCTCCACCGTCTTCGGTCCCGCGCTGGTGTCCGCCGTGCCGCTGTTGGTGCGGCCCTCCGAGCTGATGTCGGCGAATGCGCTCATTCAAGGTACGAACAACATCGGGATGCTGCTTGGGCCGGCCATCAGCGGCATCATGATCGCCCTCATCGATGCGCAAAACGTCTTGTTCGTGAATTCGGCCACGTTCCTCATGTCCGCCTTCTGCCTGATGCCCATTCGCTTTGCGGCCGCCCAGCCCAGAGCGAGCGACCGGACTTCCTCGGTCCTGGAGGAACTCCTTGCCGGATTTCGTTTTGTGTTTTCACAGCAATCCATGGTTTTGACGTTGGTCATCATTTCGTCACTCTACAATTTAGGAGTGAGTGCCTTCGTCTTTATCCTGCCGGTGTATGCCAAGGAGTTTCTGCAGGTAGGCCCGGTGCAATTGGGCTGGTTGTGGTCTGCGCTTGGCGTCGGCATGCTGGCCGCATCGACTTGGTTGGCGCTGAAGAAACAGAGCGATATGCAAGGCGGATTGCGTATCGTGGTTCGCGGCATGACCATCGGTGGTCTTGCCGTCTGCAGCCTGAGCCTACTGGAGACGCCGTTGTTGGCGGCAGGTATCGTCATCATCGTCGGCGGCAGCACAGCCGTGCTCAACCCGATCGTCTGGGCCTTGTTGCAGGAAGTGACGCCTGAACATCTGATCGGCCGGGTCCTCACCACGTTCAGCGTAGGCTCCATGGCGTCGGCCATGGCAGGGATGACAGGGTTCGGGTGGGTGGCAGACGCGATGGGACCTGCTGCGAGTCTGATCGGCTTGGGATCGGTCTTACTACTCACGGCAGCCGTGGCCGTCTGCTGTGCTCAGCGAGTCTGTTTCGTGCCTGCCGTGCGCGCCTAA
- a CDS encoding CZB domain-containing protein yields the protein MSKIVEQIEKAIGAHGAWKVKLRQNIDGTLALVPAEVGVDNRCEFGKWLYSLAGTPVANDPRYKEILELHKAFHKIAATVVTKVQAGDKAGAEASIGLKGDYTVASATLTAKMMEWKKTSTKAA from the coding sequence ATGTCGAAGATCGTCGAACAGATCGAGAAGGCCATCGGGGCGCACGGAGCATGGAAGGTCAAGCTGCGACAGAACATCGACGGGACGCTCGCATTGGTCCCTGCCGAAGTGGGAGTGGATAACCGGTGTGAGTTCGGAAAGTGGCTTTACAGTCTGGCCGGGACACCAGTCGCCAACGATCCCCGCTATAAGGAGATCCTTGAGCTCCACAAGGCCTTTCACAAAATTGCGGCAACCGTGGTGACGAAGGTACAGGCCGGCGACAAAGCAGGAGCGGAAGCGTCGATCGGACTGAAGGGCGACTATACCGTGGCATCGGCCACGCTCACGGCAAAAATGATGGAGTGGAAGAAAACGTCGACGAAGGCAGCCTGA
- a CDS encoding response regulator has product MAASILVIDDSPGECELLRQALTQAGFTGRLEITESGRSALAYLRDHATGDELGLILLDLKLRGERGVDVLKQLKQDHRFAHIPVVILTSSDDTLDIGACYQAGANGYVVKPGEFNDLVTLALHLWKFWLIHNCTRRMAAC; this is encoded by the coding sequence ATGGCCGCCTCCATTCTCGTCATCGACGACAGCCCGGGCGAATGCGAACTGCTTCGCCAGGCACTCACTCAAGCCGGTTTCACCGGACGGCTGGAGATCACTGAGAGCGGCCGATCCGCCCTCGCCTATTTGCGCGATCACGCAACTGGCGATGAATTGGGATTGATCCTCCTCGACCTCAAACTCCGCGGCGAACGCGGTGTGGATGTCTTGAAGCAGCTCAAGCAAGACCACCGGTTCGCACACATCCCCGTGGTGATCCTCACGAGTTCAGACGATACGCTTGATATCGGGGCTTGTTACCAGGCCGGAGCCAACGGCTACGTCGTGAAGCCGGGGGAATTCAACGACTTGGTCACCTTGGCCCTGCATCTCTGGAAATTCTGGCTGATCCACAATTGCACCCGGCGGATGGCTGCATGCTGA